The Panacibacter microcysteis genome includes a window with the following:
- a CDS encoding YqjF family protein, which produces MQKRKFLSASWEYLAMFNYEIDAAILQQYIPPYTEPDLFDGRAMISIVGFLFNNTRVLGVKWPGFVNFEEVNLRYYIRHFNGSEWERGVGFVSEIVPSAVIAKLANGLFNEHYSTALMSHSIQSDKNELNVSYKWKRHNEEWNSMELVAENTLTAIVPGSEEEFILEHYVGYNGLNKKTTVAYRVEHPAWQVFKVRDHKLQCNVERLYGKSFVPFVQHVQPRSVFLARGSAVNVRMPSKITAATF; this is translated from the coding sequence ATGCAGAAACGAAAATTTCTTTCGGCCAGTTGGGAATACCTGGCCATGTTCAATTATGAAATAGATGCAGCAATATTACAGCAATACATTCCACCATATACAGAACCGGATCTTTTTGATGGCAGGGCAATGATCAGTATTGTTGGTTTTCTTTTTAACAATACACGTGTGCTTGGCGTAAAATGGCCTGGCTTTGTAAACTTTGAAGAAGTAAACCTGCGCTATTATATCAGGCATTTCAATGGCAGTGAATGGGAAAGAGGAGTAGGCTTTGTTTCAGAGATTGTACCGTCAGCTGTTATAGCGAAGCTTGCCAATGGCTTGTTCAATGAGCATTACAGCACCGCCTTGATGTCTCACAGCATACAGTCAGACAAAAATGAACTAAACGTTTCGTACAAATGGAAACGCCATAACGAGGAATGGAATTCAATGGAACTTGTAGCTGAAAATACATTGACCGCTATTGTGCCCGGCTCTGAAGAGGAGTTTATCCTGGAACATTATGTCGGCTATAACGGTCTTAATAAAAAGACCACGGTTGCTTATCGCGTAGAGCATCCCGCATGGCAGGTTTTTAAAGTAAGGGATCACAAGCTGCAGTGCAATGTTGAGCGCCTTTACGGTAAAAGCTTTGTTCCGTTTGTGCAGCATGTGCAGCCGCGTTCTGTTTTCCTTGCAAGAGGCTCAGCAGTAAATGTCCGTATGCCATCAAAGATCACTGCTGCCACTTTTTAA
- a CDS encoding flavin reductase family protein, with the protein MISYKAADIQQWERFYRANFINSLTGFKSISLIGTANTSGNTNLGLFSSIVHMGSDPALVGFINRPLKAAPHTIDNIKATGVYTINHVHESFLEPAHQASAKYPESVSEFDETGLTPEYIDHFTAPFVKESAIKYALTMQEIIPITLNDTFLVIGKIDFVQLEAGVLRPDGFLDIDKAGSLCSNGADAYYNTAFIARYKYAKPGILPEKI; encoded by the coding sequence ATGATCTCTTATAAAGCCGCGGACATACAGCAGTGGGAACGTTTTTACAGGGCAAACTTTATCAACAGCCTTACAGGTTTTAAATCAATAAGCCTTATAGGCACTGCAAATACTTCTGGCAATACCAACCTCGGCCTTTTCAGCAGCATTGTACATATGGGCTCAGATCCTGCTTTGGTAGGTTTTATCAACAGGCCGCTGAAAGCCGCGCCCCATACAATAGACAATATTAAGGCTACCGGTGTGTATACCATCAATCATGTTCACGAGTCATTTTTGGAGCCGGCGCACCAGGCAAGTGCAAAATACCCGGAATCTGTAAGCGAGTTTGACGAGACAGGTTTAACACCTGAATACATAGACCATTTCACCGCGCCATTTGTGAAAGAAAGCGCCATCAAGTATGCATTGACAATGCAGGAAATAATACCCATAACATTAAATGATACCTTCCTCGTAATCGGCAAGATTGATTTTGTACAACTGGAAGCAGGTGTTTTGAGACCTGATGGTTTCCTGGATATTGACAAAGCAGGCTCTTTATGCAGCAATGGAGCAGATGCTTACTACAATACCGCTTTTATTGCCCGTTACAAGTATGCAAAGCCGGGTATACTCCCGGAAAAAATCTGA
- a CDS encoding DUF2256 domain-containing protein: MKQQKKADLPQKTCVVCKRPFSWRKKWAKVWDDVKYCSDRCRMQKNQHHGQQESVR; this comes from the coding sequence TTGAAGCAACAAAAGAAAGCCGATCTTCCGCAGAAAACCTGTGTGGTTTGTAAAAGACCTTTTAGCTGGAGAAAAAAGTGGGCAAAAGTTTGGGACGATGTTAAATATTGCAGCGACAGGTGCAGGATGCAAAAAAATCAACATCATGGGCAACAAGAGAGCGTTAGATGA
- a CDS encoding TIGR03643 family protein has translation MGNKRALDDFSIDRIIEMAWEDRTTFEAIYNQFGLREQEVIALMRNKMKPASFRMWRKRTNGRATKHEALRAEDVSRFKCTRQKTISLNKISKR, from the coding sequence ATGGGCAACAAGAGAGCGTTAGATGATTTTTCTATTGACCGTATTATTGAAATGGCCTGGGAAGACAGAACCACTTTTGAAGCCATTTATAACCAGTTTGGTTTAAGAGAGCAAGAGGTAATAGCACTCATGCGCAATAAAATGAAGCCTGCCAGTTTCCGGATGTGGCGCAAACGCACCAATGGACGCGCCACCAAGCACGAGGCATTAAGAGCAGAAGATGTCAGCCGTTTTAAATGTACACGCCAGAAAACAATTTCATTGAACAAGATCAGCAAGCGATAA
- a CDS encoding FAD-binding domain-containing protein, which yields MKNYTQHYTFPTSYDAILEQLDGIKPALYARTRNFVDGSVTYLSPYISRGVISCRQVLNHVLKKDHKPWQIEKFIQELAWREYFQRTWQQLGDGIWDDIKRPQPDVVHHRMVDAVAAASTSINAIDEHIQLLFDKGYMHNHVRMYVASITCNIAKAHWLVPSKWLYYHLLDGDIASNTCSWQWVAGAFATKKYYCNQDNVNRYTYSEQKDTFLDKEYPALVNMPVPPQLEASSELTLHTPLPQTALPAIDISKPTFIYNNYNLDPQWHSHEDGNRILLLEPSHFEKYPVSKQVIDFILALGKNILGLQVYTGEMSAIAKLYPNSETANEQIVSKENPVYSHYTGKREERDWMFPEVVKPYSSFFAFWKKCAPYLKEYTGNQ from the coding sequence ATGAAAAACTACACGCAGCATTATACTTTTCCTACTTCTTACGATGCGATACTTGAACAGCTTGATGGCATTAAACCCGCCTTGTATGCGCGAACCAGGAATTTCGTAGATGGATCTGTCACTTATCTTTCACCATATATATCCCGCGGTGTAATCAGTTGCAGGCAGGTGTTAAATCATGTACTGAAGAAGGACCACAAGCCCTGGCAAATAGAAAAATTTATACAGGAGCTTGCGTGGCGCGAGTATTTTCAACGCACCTGGCAGCAACTGGGCGACGGCATATGGGATGACATTAAACGGCCGCAGCCAGACGTAGTGCATCATCGCATGGTAGATGCTGTAGCCGCCGCATCCACTTCCATCAATGCCATTGATGAGCACATACAATTATTATTTGATAAAGGCTATATGCACAATCATGTACGCATGTATGTAGCATCAATTACATGCAATATTGCAAAGGCACACTGGCTTGTACCATCCAAATGGTTGTACTATCATTTGCTCGATGGTGATATTGCCAGCAACACGTGTAGCTGGCAATGGGTAGCGGGTGCTTTTGCAACAAAAAAATATTATTGTAACCAGGATAATGTAAACCGGTACACATACAGTGAGCAGAAAGATACTTTTCTAGACAAAGAATACCCGGCCCTTGTTAATATGCCTGTACCGCCACAGCTCGAAGCAAGCAGTGAACTCACATTGCATACCCCGTTGCCACAAACGGCCTTACCAGCAATAGACATCAGCAAGCCAACATTTATTTACAACAACTATAACCTGGATCCGCAGTGGCACAGCCATGAAGATGGCAACCGCATCCTGTTACTCGAGCCATCTCACTTTGAAAAATACCCGGTAAGCAAACAGGTAATCGATTTTATACTGGCACTCGGCAAAAATATTCTCGGGTTGCAGGTGTATACCGGGGAGATGTCTGCTATAGCCAAACTTTATCCCAACAGTGAAACCGCCAATGAGCAAATCGTTTCGAAAGAAAACCCCGTATATAGCCATTATACCGGCAAAAGGGAAGAAAGAGACTGGATGTTCCCGGAAGTTGTAAAGCCGTATTCCTCTTTCTTTGCATTCTGGAAAAAATGCGCCCCTTACCTCAAAGAATATACTGGCAATCAGTAA
- a CDS encoding DUF3050 domain-containing protein — translation MNQAIDLLKQKIEPLREQIIHHPVYSVIRNADDLRIFMQYHVYAVWDFMSLLKSLQQNLTCTSIPWFPRGNADTRFLINEIVTGEESDVDMNGERTSHFELYLQAMEQCGAATAGINTFIATLQQSRNLAAAFDNAGTPAAAAAFVDYTFQVINTGKTHVQSAVFTFGREDLIPNMFISLLQDINNEMPGSIAIFRYYIERHIEVDGDHHSNLALQMTANLCGNNEQYWKEAEAAVVASLQKRIELWNGAHRAILQQEAVIV, via the coding sequence ATGAACCAGGCAATTGATTTATTAAAACAAAAAATTGAACCGTTAAGAGAACAGATCATTCATCACCCTGTGTACAGTGTAATCAGAAATGCAGATGATCTCAGGATTTTTATGCAATACCACGTATATGCAGTGTGGGATTTTATGTCTTTGCTTAAATCGCTTCAGCAAAACCTCACCTGCACCAGTATTCCATGGTTTCCCAGGGGTAATGCAGATACACGTTTCCTCATCAATGAAATTGTAACGGGCGAAGAGTCTGATGTTGATATGAATGGCGAACGTACCAGTCATTTTGAACTATACTTACAGGCCATGGAACAATGTGGCGCAGCCACTGCAGGTATCAATACTTTTATTGCAACATTACAGCAATCCCGAAACCTGGCTGCTGCATTTGACAATGCCGGTACGCCTGCCGCTGCCGCAGCTTTTGTAGATTATACATTCCAGGTGATCAATACCGGTAAAACGCATGTGCAGTCGGCTGTCTTTACATTTGGCAGGGAAGATCTTATACCCAATATGTTCATTTCGCTCTTACAGGATATCAACAACGAAATGCCCGGCAGCATTGCAATATTCAGGTATTATATTGAACGGCATATAGAAGTAGACGGCGATCACCACAGCAACCTCGCTTTACAAATGACCGCAAATCTTTGTGGCAATAATGAACAATACTGGAAAGAAGCAGAAGCAGCGGTAGTTGCATCCCTGCAAAAACGCATTGAGCTTTGGAACGGTGCTCACCGCGCTATATTGCAGCAGGAGGCTGTAATAGTATAA
- a CDS encoding SDR family oxidoreductase, whose translation METIKGKHILLLGATGGIGSKTAKILTSAGANIFLCARDRQKLTALANELNIPGANVFAADITRPEEVTLLKEHFFKVFSQVDILINASGIGIIKSSDVLTPEEFMQTININLYAPFLIIKAFLPAMKEQKKGLIIHIPGILGKIPMLGAAAYSASKYGLTGMLQSVREEVKRTEIRITNLFLGGVDTPFWDNIDLRVQRDKMVMAEEAARTIWFLCQQPSSAVVSEMVVQPFNHQAI comes from the coding sequence ATGGAAACAATAAAAGGAAAGCATATTTTATTACTGGGTGCAACAGGTGGCATTGGCAGTAAAACGGCAAAAATATTGACGTCTGCAGGCGCCAATATTTTTTTATGCGCAAGAGACCGGCAAAAGCTTACCGCGCTTGCAAATGAATTAAACATTCCTGGTGCAAACGTATTTGCGGCAGATATAACCCGGCCAGAAGAAGTAACCTTACTGAAAGAACATTTTTTCAAAGTATTTAGCCAGGTAGACATACTTATCAATGCTTCCGGTATTGGCATCATTAAATCTTCTGACGTATTAACGCCGGAAGAATTTATGCAAACGATCAACATCAACCTGTATGCGCCTTTTCTTATTATCAAAGCTTTTCTGCCTGCTATGAAGGAGCAAAAGAAAGGCCTCATCATTCACATACCCGGTATACTCGGTAAAATACCAATGCTCGGGGCTGCAGCATACAGTGCATCCAAATACGGGCTAACAGGTATGTTGCAAAGTGTGCGGGAAGAAGTAAAGCGCACAGAGATACGTATAACCAATCTTTTTCTGGGCGGCGTCGATACACCGTTTTGGGACAATATAGACCTGCGTGTACAGCGAGATAAAATGGTGATGGCCGAAGAAGCAGCAAGAACCATCTGGTTTCTTTGTCAGCAACCGTCCAGTGCGGTAGTAAGCGAAATGGTTGTGCAGCCTTTCAATCACCAGGCTATATAA
- a CDS encoding DUF4412 domain-containing protein, translated as MKTMRLTGTKSVGLALLTGVFFFFTPEAALQAQDVTKFNFKTGITYSISEGAKKAGNKLTMWFSDGDYAAMEPAENNMVLMIFDTKNTKMLTIMQAQKMVMTMDFGKFQQQYKDKKTGEDQPSAPKGQVTKTGVSEKIMGYNCDQYKITSAESESLVWVTTELDAGYINFAKSMMMAMNSGKGKTGNNALGNLQDIANGVMLKMITKDLSNNKEVMLEATNVNTSGKEVDITGYQTMKISGQ; from the coding sequence ATGAAAACAATGCGCTTAACCGGTACCAAAAGCGTTGGCTTAGCATTACTTACCGGCGTGTTTTTTTTCTTTACACCTGAGGCAGCACTGCAAGCCCAGGACGTTACAAAGTTTAACTTTAAAACAGGTATTACGTACAGCATCAGCGAGGGGGCTAAAAAGGCAGGTAACAAATTAACCATGTGGTTCTCCGATGGCGATTACGCCGCCATGGAACCTGCAGAAAACAACATGGTGTTGATGATATTCGATACAAAAAATACAAAGATGCTTACCATTATGCAGGCGCAAAAGATGGTTATGACAATGGACTTCGGAAAATTTCAGCAACAATACAAAGACAAAAAAACCGGGGAAGATCAGCCATCTGCACCAAAAGGCCAGGTAACAAAAACCGGTGTAAGTGAAAAAATAATGGGCTACAATTGCGACCAGTACAAGATAACCAGCGCAGAAAGCGAATCGCTTGTTTGGGTTACAACTGAGCTTGACGCGGGTTATATAAACTTTGCTAAAAGTATGATGATGGCTATGAACAGCGGAAAAGGAAAAACCGGGAATAATGCGCTCGGCAACCTGCAGGATATTGCCAATGGTGTTATGTTAAAGATGATCACCAAAGATCTCTCCAATAACAAAGAAGTTATGCTGGAGGCTACCAACGTAAATACAAGTGGCAAAGAGGTGGACATTACAGGATACCAGACTATGAAAATCTCCGGCCAGTAA
- a CDS encoding PAS domain S-box protein, translating into MTFINSLDYLPHIMEELPIAFSVLEGPDFIVKIANKKNLEIWQRSAAETINRPLFDIFPEVKSQNFKDILTNVYQQGITYNAEDVPAQFIRNGTLDTGYFDIIYQPLKSDNGAVYAIMVISKEVTTKHADVFNKHLLESSPDCVKILDQDGRIAFMNFNGRCAMELEDFDIVKNKYWWELWGDEYQNIILDAVQRAKNGEVVHFEAFCATFKGTPKWWNIIVSPITDKDAHVESIIAVSRDITEKKIAEKKIADNEVQFRTLANSIPQLAWMMQPDGWIYWYNERWYDYTGTTLEQMQGWGWQAIHHPAMVEGVVKRFKEAIDGGNDWEDTFLLRGKDGNYRWFLSRAFPLRNEKGEIMQWFGTNTDITERRSMEEALKENEQRFRLLAENITELIWVTDSNHQLTYINESAYLYFGLVPQSLQNLNADYIHPEDLVKNRKYWEVSQQEEKEWAVEHRLKNKYGEYRWHHTKATPHKNSEGKIIMWIGTCIDIHDHKMKEQQKDEFMSIASHELKTPLTVAKGYIQILSHVLSDSGTRAVQTYTMKALDAIERMQQMIAELLDISKIQNGSLTYFYSRFNFNALLNETIYDFLQHTRSHNISKQGNPAVIVYGDENRMKQVIVNLLSNAVKYSPSSSEVQVCLTVEDSFLHLAVTDYGIGLNAEHLDKIFERYYRIKEQSHVFDGLGIGLYISAQIVEKHGGNIYAESEPGKGSTFHLKLPFETLETD; encoded by the coding sequence ATGACTTTTATCAATTCGCTCGATTATTTACCACATATCATGGAAGAGTTACCGATCGCGTTTTCGGTATTGGAGGGCCCGGACTTTATCGTGAAAATTGCCAACAAAAAAAACCTGGAGATATGGCAGCGGTCTGCGGCCGAAACGATCAACAGGCCATTGTTTGATATTTTCCCGGAAGTGAAATCGCAGAATTTTAAAGATATTCTTACCAATGTATACCAGCAGGGTATTACATACAATGCAGAAGATGTTCCCGCACAGTTTATACGCAACGGCACGCTTGACACCGGCTATTTCGACATTATTTACCAGCCACTTAAAAGCGATAATGGTGCAGTATACGCTATCATGGTCATCTCCAAAGAGGTGACCACCAAACATGCCGATGTGTTTAATAAACACCTGCTTGAAAGCAGCCCCGATTGTGTAAAGATCCTGGACCAGGATGGCCGGATAGCATTTATGAATTTTAATGGCCGTTGCGCCATGGAACTGGAAGATTTTGATATTGTAAAAAACAAATACTGGTGGGAACTCTGGGGCGATGAATATCAAAATATTATTCTTGATGCAGTACAGCGTGCAAAGAATGGCGAAGTGGTTCATTTCGAAGCATTTTGCGCCACTTTTAAAGGCACACCAAAATGGTGGAACATCATTGTTTCGCCTATAACAGACAAAGACGCCCATGTTGAAAGCATCATTGCTGTTTCAAGGGATATTACGGAAAAGAAGATTGCAGAGAAAAAAATAGCTGATAATGAAGTACAGTTCAGAACATTGGCTAATTCTATTCCACAACTTGCGTGGATGATGCAGCCAGATGGCTGGATCTACTGGTACAATGAACGATGGTATGATTATACGGGTACCACGCTGGAACAAATGCAGGGCTGGGGCTGGCAGGCAATACATCACCCTGCTATGGTAGAAGGCGTGGTGAAACGCTTTAAAGAAGCCATTGATGGCGGCAATGATTGGGAAGACACCTTTCTCCTGCGTGGAAAAGACGGCAATTACCGGTGGTTTCTCTCAAGAGCCTTTCCATTACGAAATGAAAAAGGCGAAATAATGCAGTGGTTTGGCACCAATACTGATATTACGGAACGCCGGTCGATGGAAGAAGCACTCAAAGAAAATGAACAACGCTTCAGGTTACTGGCAGAAAATATCACTGAGCTGATATGGGTTACAGACAGCAACCACCAGCTAACCTATATCAACGAATCTGCCTACCTGTATTTTGGCCTCGTTCCCCAGTCGTTGCAAAACCTGAACGCAGATTATATACATCCCGAAGATCTTGTAAAAAACAGGAAATACTGGGAAGTTTCTCAGCAGGAAGAAAAAGAGTGGGCGGTTGAACACCGGCTAAAAAACAAATACGGCGAATACCGCTGGCACCACACCAAAGCAACACCACATAAAAACAGTGAAGGAAAAATAATTATGTGGATCGGTACGTGCATAGACATTCATGATCATAAAATGAAAGAGCAGCAGAAAGATGAGTTTATGAGTATTGCCAGCCATGAATTAAAAACACCATTAACAGTTGCAAAAGGTTATATACAAATTCTTTCACATGTTTTAAGCGATTCCGGCACAAGGGCCGTACAAACATATACCATGAAAGCGCTTGATGCTATTGAGCGCATGCAGCAGATGATTGCGGAACTGCTCGACATCAGCAAAATTCAGAATGGCAGCCTTACCTACTTTTACAGCCGTTTTAACTTTAACGCACTGCTGAATGAAACCATTTACGATTTCCTGCAACATACGCGGTCGCACAACATCTCCAAACAGGGCAACCCTGCTGTTATCGTGTATGGCGATGAGAACCGGATGAAACAAGTGATCGTAAACCTGCTTTCAAACGCTGTAAAATATTCGCCCTCTTCTTCAGAAGTACAGGTTTGCCTCACGGTTGAAGACAGTTTTTTACACCTGGCGGTTACAGATTATGGCATTGGCTTAAATGCTGAACACCTTGATAAAATTTTTGAACGTTATTATCGCATAAAAGAACAAAGCCATGTGTTCGACGGGCTGGGCATAGGCTTGTATATCTCCGCGCAAATAGTAGAAAAACATGGCGGAAATATATACGCCGAAAGTGAGCCTGGTAAAGGCAGCACGTTCCATTTAAAACTACCTTTTGAAACTTTGGAAACAGATTGA
- a CDS encoding DUF4440 domain-containing protein: protein MKRMLISCLFALCFVPLSAQTKLLTAEQEQEIAKLIDQYSTARATNDTVLLKSILSEDVDQLVSTGEWRSGMQSAVQGMLRSTAANEGKRTLTIHQVKALTVHSAIVDCRYQVQSNNNTMRNMWSTFIVAKQNNVWKICAIRNMLPAAN, encoded by the coding sequence ATGAAACGAATGCTGATCTCTTGCTTGTTTGCGCTTTGCTTTGTACCTCTTTCTGCGCAAACAAAGTTGCTGACCGCAGAGCAGGAGCAGGAGATTGCAAAATTAATTGACCAGTATTCCACTGCAAGAGCAACAAACGACACCGTATTACTAAAATCTATCTTATCTGAAGACGTCGATCAGCTTGTTTCCACCGGCGAATGGCGCAGCGGTATGCAAAGTGCGGTACAGGGCATGCTCAGAAGTACTGCAGCCAATGAAGGGAAAAGAACGCTTACAATCCACCAGGTAAAGGCATTAACAGTTCACAGTGCTATTGTTGACTGCAGGTACCAGGTACAAAGCAATAATAACACCATGCGAAACATGTGGAGCACATTCATCGTAGCCAAACAAAACAACGTCTGGAAAATATGTGCTATCAGGAACATGCTGCCCGCTGCTAACTGA
- a CDS encoding secondary thiamine-phosphate synthase enzyme YjbQ, with product MQIFQQTLSLAQRPRGFHLITNEVLRALPDIKKIRKGFCQVFIQHTSAALTINENADPTVRKDFEMFFNKTVKENDPDYAHDYEGSDDMPAHLKASLLGASVMIPVINGALALGIWQGIYLCEHRNHGGNRSIVITAWGE from the coding sequence ATGCAAATTTTCCAGCAAACATTGTCACTTGCGCAAAGGCCACGAGGCTTTCATTTAATTACGAACGAAGTATTGCGTGCTCTGCCTGACATAAAAAAAATACGCAAAGGATTTTGCCAGGTTTTTATTCAACATACATCAGCTGCTCTTACCATCAATGAAAATGCAGACCCCACCGTACGGAAAGATTTTGAAATGTTCTTCAATAAAACTGTGAAGGAAAATGATCCTGATTATGCACATGATTATGAAGGGTCAGATGATATGCCCGCACATCTGAAAGCTTCTTTGCTTGGCGCTTCTGTAATGATACCTGTTATAAACGGTGCACTGGCATTGGGTATATGGCAGGGCATTTATCTCTGCGAACACAGGAATCACGGTGGCAACAGATCGATTGTGATTACAGCCTGGGGAGAGTAG
- a CDS encoding DUF4268 domain-containing protein, with protein sequence MYAKKDAVLLKQAFWTAFGQYMQPVLSADGDHINWINYKTGEKDIYFRMHADNKRATIGIELTHKDPSMQALFFEQFTALKTLLHNALAEEWQWMLHTHDENGKTISTIGTTLNDVSVFN encoded by the coding sequence ATGTATGCTAAAAAAGATGCCGTATTGTTAAAGCAGGCTTTCTGGACAGCCTTTGGACAATATATGCAGCCTGTATTATCTGCAGATGGAGACCATATTAACTGGATCAATTACAAGACCGGTGAAAAAGATATCTATTTCAGGATGCATGCCGATAACAAGCGGGCAACGATTGGCATTGAACTTACTCATAAGGACCCCTCCATGCAGGCACTTTTTTTTGAGCAGTTTACAGCATTAAAAACCCTTTTGCACAATGCACTTGCCGAAGAATGGCAATGGATGTTGCATACGCATGACGAAAATGGAAAGACCATAAGTACGATTGGCACAACACTGAACGACGTAAGTGTATTTAACTAA